A section of the Methanosarcina mazei S-6 genome encodes:
- a CDS encoding transcriptional regulator — protein sequence MKTTCEIMVQKVLPAIRSELSRAMIFEHGCTQQDVADILELSRAAVSQYVSEKRGAEVDFSEETQNEIRKFASVLLSGGLSSQEKVKGMCSICCFVQKSGWLYRNAPEAKACILCKDMNEK from the coding sequence ATGAAAACAACATGCGAAATAATGGTACAAAAAGTCTTGCCTGCTATCAGATCCGAACTCTCAAGGGCAATGATTTTCGAACATGGGTGTACGCAGCAGGATGTAGCGGATATCCTTGAGCTTTCAAGAGCAGCTGTTTCTCAATATGTGAGTGAAAAACGAGGAGCTGAAGTTGATTTCTCTGAAGAGACCCAGAACGAAATCCGAAAATTCGCTTCAGTACTCCTGAGCGGAGGTCTATCTTCTCAGGAGAAAGTCAAGGGTATGTGCAGTATATGCTGTTTCGTCCAGAAATCCGGCTGGTTGTACAGAAATGCTCCCGAAGCCAAAGCCTGCATACTCTGTAAGGATATGAACGAAAAGTGA
- a CDS encoding Nre family DNA repair protein, with protein sequence MKDTLCIKCKGKGLCGRPRCPILEKFKSLQSISPAISGDSVFGASPPALFVGSYGYPRVSAGPLIPPMAKENEALIFEDPSAWGNMQIEDIISMRSRMVRANTSLHVKDARSKENPLLVKAQELALSRKPVDTEAWFFKAPKQELKFDAVLTPMGPSGLVKNFELAENPDVPKKVDYLVYDTDALAKDAITELLKSDVSTEHITRLFSIGLLGKERKVVPTRWSITAVDDMAGKELSDRIVDFPWVSDIKLFSGTHFGNHFEVLILPRAYSFELIEIWLPKTVWSGESSWIGEDSEGINGKKGYSPLAGGYYAARLPVLEYLIGIKRQASVFVLREITPDYWAPLGVWVVREGMRKALLNPPETFESLEAAVSDLSGRVSTPKIEWIQQAKMLSEFRFQKTLDSFFNL encoded by the coding sequence GTGAAGGATACACTGTGCATCAAATGTAAGGGAAAAGGACTCTGCGGGCGTCCACGTTGCCCTATTCTTGAAAAGTTCAAATCCCTGCAATCAATTTCTCCTGCAATTTCAGGAGATTCTGTTTTTGGGGCATCTCCCCCGGCTCTTTTTGTAGGAAGCTATGGCTATCCAAGGGTTTCTGCGGGTCCCCTGATCCCTCCCATGGCAAAAGAAAACGAGGCTCTTATTTTCGAAGACCCTTCAGCCTGGGGCAACATGCAGATCGAAGATATCATCTCCATGCGTTCCCGTATGGTCAGAGCAAACACGAGCCTGCATGTGAAAGATGCGCGGAGCAAAGAAAACCCTCTTCTGGTCAAGGCTCAGGAACTGGCTCTTTCCAGAAAGCCGGTGGATACCGAAGCCTGGTTTTTTAAGGCTCCGAAACAGGAACTCAAGTTCGATGCAGTCCTTACTCCCATGGGACCTTCAGGGCTTGTGAAAAACTTTGAGCTTGCCGAGAACCCCGATGTCCCGAAAAAAGTGGATTACCTTGTTTACGATACCGATGCCCTGGCAAAAGACGCCATTACCGAACTTTTGAAAAGTGATGTTTCCACCGAGCATATTACGCGTCTTTTTTCCATTGGCCTGCTGGGAAAAGAACGCAAAGTAGTGCCTACTCGCTGGTCTATAACAGCTGTCGATGATATGGCTGGGAAGGAACTTTCAGACCGGATAGTTGACTTCCCCTGGGTTTCTGACATCAAACTCTTTAGCGGGACCCATTTCGGAAACCATTTTGAAGTCCTTATCCTTCCGAGGGCTTATTCCTTTGAACTTATTGAAATCTGGCTCCCAAAAACGGTCTGGTCAGGGGAATCAAGCTGGATAGGGGAGGACAGTGAAGGTATTAACGGAAAGAAAGGCTATTCTCCCCTTGCAGGGGGTTATTATGCAGCAAGGCTCCCTGTACTCGAATATCTGATAGGAATCAAAAGGCAGGCTTCGGTCTTTGTTTTGAGGGAAATCACTCCCGATTACTGGGCTCCTCTCGGAGTCTGGGTGGTCAGGGAGGGGATGAGAAAAGCCCTTCTGAATCCCCCTGAAACTTTTGAATCCCTGGAAGCCGCAGTTTCTGACCTTTCAGGCAGGGTCAGTACTCCAAAAATCGAATGGATTCAGCAGGCAAAGATGCTATCTGAGTTCCGATTCCAGAAAACACTTGATTCCTTTTTTAATCTCTAA
- the purC gene encoding phosphoribosylaminoimidazolesuccinocarboxamide synthase, producing MKREQLYSGKAKTIYRTDDPDTLIAEFRNSLTAFNGEKKGEMELKGYYNAQISKKIFEMLEASGVKTHFVSMLTDIDMLVREVEIIKIEVIVRNIAAGSITRKYPIKEGTILKPPVLVFDFKSDEYGDPMLNDDIALALGIATREELAELRKLALRVNELLVPYLDEKGILLPDFKLEFGRREGEIVLADEISCDTCRFWDKKTGQSMDKDVFRFDKGDISKAYEEVARRIVPEIFE from the coding sequence ATGAAAAGAGAACAGCTCTATTCAGGGAAAGCAAAAACCATCTACAGGACAGATGATCCCGATACCCTTATCGCTGAGTTCCGAAACAGCCTTACCGCATTTAATGGGGAAAAGAAAGGCGAGATGGAACTGAAGGGTTACTACAACGCCCAGATATCAAAGAAGATTTTTGAGATGCTGGAAGCCAGCGGAGTCAAGACCCATTTTGTAAGTATGCTTACCGATATTGATATGCTTGTAAGGGAAGTTGAAATCATCAAAATTGAGGTTATTGTAAGGAACATTGCCGCAGGCTCGATAACCAGAAAGTACCCTATAAAAGAGGGAACTATTTTAAAGCCGCCTGTTCTCGTTTTTGATTTCAAAAGCGATGAATACGGAGACCCAATGCTGAATGATGATATTGCTCTTGCACTTGGCATTGCAACCCGCGAAGAACTTGCAGAACTTCGAAAACTGGCACTCAGGGTCAACGAGCTGCTTGTTCCCTACCTTGATGAAAAAGGAATTCTGCTTCCCGATTTCAAGCTTGAGTTCGGTAGAAGGGAGGGGGAAATTGTCCTTGCAGATGAGATTTCCTGCGACACCTGCCGTTTCTGGGACAAGAAAACCGGGCAGTCTATGGACAAAGACGTTTTCAGGTTTGACAAGGGCGACATCTCCAAAGCCTATGAAGAAGTTGCCCGGCGCATAGTGCCCGAGATATTCGAATAA
- a CDS encoding ATP-binding protein: MSGMILDIVELLLTAEIYNRYPELDVNDLPKNIRKSYWSSVEKTVPKPIIASFVRIEKLYGVKDIEKTVRNIPFINIDRSHFELRLSAFDLAAEWFEKQEGSQEKIENNPVLAYYFGEIRKVEAADYAAAKAKIRPKEVDREWIESLIAEIRKEDKSEEMLKLVVIIAPEDVKQKVRDLVLTEEQKDEIEKIMKAIQHREYLWEIGLHDIGKLLFVGPPGTGKTSVARALSEQLSIPFVEVKLSMITDQYLGETAKNIDRVFLLAKKLNPCILFIDELDFVAKARTSDENAAIKRAVNTLLKAIDEISLVEHGVLLIAATNHPRMLDSAAWRRFDEIVHFPLPDLDMRKNILDIVTRHIEGDLDTAEIAALTEGYSGSDLRMVIREAVLSALLEERKVLTQKDLLDAVNSFDERADLKSDEYAGKKSS, encoded by the coding sequence ATGTCAGGCATGATACTAGACATCGTAGAACTACTGCTCACCGCAGAGATCTATAACCGCTATCCGGAACTGGATGTTAATGATCTTCCCAAAAACATCCGTAAAAGTTACTGGAGCAGCGTGGAAAAAACAGTTCCCAAACCCATAATAGCTTCATTTGTCAGGATCGAAAAACTATATGGGGTCAAAGATATCGAAAAAACCGTAAGGAATATACCTTTTATAAATATTGACAGGTCTCATTTTGAACTCCGTTTGAGCGCTTTTGACCTTGCAGCCGAATGGTTTGAGAAACAGGAAGGTTCTCAGGAAAAAATTGAAAATAACCCTGTCCTTGCTTACTATTTTGGGGAAATCCGAAAGGTTGAAGCTGCAGATTATGCCGCAGCAAAGGCAAAAATAAGGCCAAAAGAAGTTGACCGGGAATGGATAGAGTCCCTGATAGCTGAAATCAGGAAAGAAGACAAGAGCGAGGAGATGCTCAAGCTTGTTGTCATTATCGCTCCTGAAGACGTCAAACAGAAAGTCAGGGACCTTGTGCTCACTGAGGAGCAAAAGGATGAAATCGAAAAAATCATGAAAGCTATCCAGCACAGGGAATACCTGTGGGAGATAGGGCTGCATGATATAGGAAAACTCCTCTTTGTAGGTCCCCCTGGCACAGGCAAAACCTCAGTTGCCCGTGCACTCTCGGAACAGCTCTCCATTCCTTTTGTTGAGGTCAAGCTCTCAATGATCACAGACCAGTACCTGGGCGAGACTGCAAAGAACATAGACCGCGTTTTCCTGCTTGCTAAGAAATTAAATCCCTGTATCCTCTTCATAGATGAACTGGACTTTGTTGCAAAAGCCAGGACTTCTGACGAAAATGCCGCAATCAAAAGGGCAGTCAATACCCTCCTCAAAGCCATAGATGAAATTAGCCTTGTAGAACACGGCGTGCTCCTTATTGCTGCAACAAACCACCCCAGAATGCTTGACAGCGCGGCATGGAGGCGTTTTGATGAAATTGTCCATTTCCCACTTCCTGACCTTGATATGCGCAAAAATATCCTGGACATAGTAACCAGGCATATAGAAGGAGACCTGGATACCGCAGAGATTGCGGCACTGACTGAAGGTTATTCGGGTTCTGATTTGCGCATGGTTATAAGGGAAGCTGTCCTGAGTGCTCTTCTCGAGGAACGCAAGGTCCTTACCCAGAAGGACCTGCTTGACGCGGTTAATTCCTTTGACGAACGGGCAGACTTAAAGTCCGATGAGTACGCAGGGAAGAAATCCTCATGA
- a CDS encoding MBL fold metallo-hydrolase, whose translation MRLTLLGTGDAVGTPKIGCNCPACTDAREGGKSQRLRFSILVESGQGKILIDTSPDLRQQFLRQKLSGIDAVIWTHGHYDHYAGFGEFYRVQNKVDVYGVCETLDYIDQYVSFLKPRYHYVKLYEPFELIGLEFTLFKVHHPPVEVPAGVVIRDGDTKVVVTGDTSPDIPENSLELMKDPDLLIADAIVPPHIHIKKHMNSEEAMALAQKLNAKEVVLTHLSHLFRPHHIESMFLPLGYDGQVFEF comes from the coding sequence ATGAGACTGACTCTGCTCGGAACCGGGGACGCGGTAGGTACGCCCAAAATCGGGTGTAACTGCCCCGCATGCACTGATGCTCGTGAAGGTGGAAAGAGCCAGCGCCTTCGTTTTTCTATCCTTGTGGAGTCCGGGCAGGGCAAAATTCTTATTGATACAAGCCCCGACCTCAGGCAGCAGTTTCTCAGGCAAAAGCTTTCGGGTATAGATGCCGTAATCTGGACACACGGGCACTATGACCACTATGCAGGTTTCGGAGAGTTTTACCGGGTTCAAAATAAAGTCGATGTATATGGTGTTTGCGAAACTCTGGATTACATAGACCAGTATGTTTCTTTCCTGAAACCCAGGTATCACTACGTAAAACTCTATGAACCTTTTGAATTAATCGGGCTTGAGTTTACACTTTTCAAGGTTCACCATCCTCCTGTAGAAGTCCCTGCCGGAGTTGTTATTCGGGATGGGGATACAAAGGTTGTTGTTACAGGAGATACGAGCCCCGATATTCCTGAAAATAGCCTGGAGTTAATGAAAGACCCTGACCTCCTTATTGCAGATGCCATCGTTCCTCCGCACATTCATATCAAAAAACACATGAACTCGGAAGAGGCTATGGCACTCGCACAGAAGCTAAATGCAAAAGAAGTGGTCCTGACTCATCTCAGCCACCTCTTTCGCCCGCACCATATTGAATCAATGTTTTTACCGCTGGGGTATGACGGGCAGGTCTTTGAGTTTTAA
- a CDS encoding deoxyribodipyrimidine photo-lyase, producing the protein MNPKRIRALKSGKHGDGPVVYWMSRDQRVEDNWALLFSRAIAKEANVPVMVVFCLTGEFLEAGIRQYEFMLKGLQELEVSLSRKKIPFFFLRGDPGEKISRFVKDYNAGTLVTDFSPLRIKNQWIEKVISGISIPFFEVDAHNVVPCWEASQKHEYAAHTFRPKLYALLPEFLEEFPELEPNSVTSELSDDAGMVETLSDVLETGVKALLPERALLKNKDPLFEPWHFEPGEKAAKKVMESFIADRLDSYEGLRNDPTKNMLSNLSPYLHFGQISSQRVVLEVEKAESNPGSKKAFLDEILIWKEISDNFCYYNPGYDGFESFPSWAKESLNAHRNDVRSHIYTLEEFEAGKTHDPLWNASQMELLSTGKMHGYMRMYWAKKILEWSESPEKALEIAICLNDRYELDGRDPNGYAGIAWSIGGVHDRAWGEREVTGKIRYMSYEGCKRKFDVKLYIEKYSAL; encoded by the coding sequence ATGAATCCGAAACGTATCAGGGCTCTTAAATCGGGGAAACATGGGGACGGACCTGTTGTTTACTGGATGAGCCGCGACCAGAGGGTTGAAGATAACTGGGCTCTTCTCTTTTCACGGGCAATAGCAAAAGAAGCTAATGTGCCTGTAATGGTGGTTTTTTGCCTGACGGGTGAGTTTTTAGAGGCTGGTATCAGGCAGTATGAATTCATGCTCAAAGGGCTTCAGGAACTTGAGGTTTCACTTTCCCGTAAAAAGATTCCGTTTTTCTTCCTGAGAGGGGATCCCGGAGAAAAAATTTCCCGGTTTGTAAAAGACTATAATGCCGGGACTCTTGTTACGGACTTCAGCCCGCTCCGCATAAAAAACCAGTGGATAGAAAAAGTTATTTCCGGTATTTCAATCCCGTTTTTTGAGGTTGACGCTCATAATGTTGTTCCCTGCTGGGAGGCTTCTCAAAAACATGAGTATGCAGCGCATACTTTCCGCCCGAAACTCTATGCTCTTCTTCCTGAGTTCCTTGAAGAGTTCCCTGAACTTGAGCCAAATTCCGTAACTTCCGAACTTTCAGACGATGCCGGCATGGTGGAGACTTTATCGGACGTACTGGAAACCGGAGTTAAAGCCCTTCTTCCTGAGAGAGCCTTACTTAAAAATAAGGATCCTCTTTTTGAACCTTGGCACTTCGAGCCCGGAGAAAAAGCTGCAAAAAAGGTAATGGAGAGTTTTATTGCAGACAGGCTTGATTCTTACGAGGGGCTGAGAAATGACCCGACAAAAAATATGCTTTCAAACCTCTCTCCCTATCTTCATTTCGGGCAGATCTCTTCCCAGAGGGTTGTGCTTGAAGTGGAAAAGGCAGAAAGTAACCCCGGGTCAAAGAAAGCTTTTCTGGATGAGATCCTTATATGGAAGGAGATTTCGGACAATTTCTGTTATTATAACCCAGGATACGATGGGTTTGAAAGCTTTCCATCCTGGGCGAAGGAATCTTTAAACGCCCACAGGAATGATGTGAGGAGTCATATCTACACCCTTGAAGAGTTCGAAGCAGGAAAAACACATGACCCACTCTGGAACGCGAGTCAGATGGAACTTCTCAGTACAGGGAAAATGCACGGTTACATGCGCATGTACTGGGCAAAAAAAATTCTGGAATGGAGCGAATCTCCCGAAAAAGCCCTTGAAATTGCAATCTGCCTGAACGACAGGTATGAACTTGACGGAAGAGACCCCAATGGATATGCCGGAATTGCCTGGAGTATCGGAGGAGTCCATGACAGGGCATGGGGGGAGAGAGAAGTTACAGGAAAAATCAGATATATGAGTTATGAAGGCTGCAAAAGAAAATTTGACGTTAAATTATATATTGAAAAATATTCAGCTTTGTAG
- a CDS encoding DUF378 domain-containing protein — MAVRNPIDLIALILVIVGGLNWGLVGLLNFNLVSAIFGEGSALSRIIYILVGLAALYTIYFAVRADTYHAGDTTVRH; from the coding sequence ATGGCAGTAAGAAACCCGATAGATTTGATAGCACTTATACTTGTCATCGTGGGCGGATTAAACTGGGGGCTTGTAGGGCTTCTGAATTTTAATCTTGTATCTGCTATCTTTGGAGAAGGAAGTGCTCTGTCGAGAATCATCTACATACTTGTTGGTCTTGCAGCGCTTTATACGATTTATTTCGCCGTAAGAGCTGATACGTATCACGCTGGAGATACCACGGTACGCCACTGA
- a CDS encoding peroxiredoxin, which yields MPKTSLESGQVSPDFCLPNQEGNQICLENFKGQWAVLFFYPRDNTPGCSLEARSFSDLKKDFEAENAIILGVSRDGKESHRKFIEKKELKITLLSDEKAEIHEKYDVMHPKNFRGNEVISTVRTTFLINPEGKIEKVWNNVKAAGHAEKVLSELKTLKGK from the coding sequence ATGCCAAAAACATCACTTGAATCAGGGCAGGTTTCACCAGACTTTTGCCTTCCGAACCAGGAAGGAAATCAGATATGCCTTGAAAACTTTAAAGGACAATGGGCAGTCCTGTTCTTTTATCCCAGGGACAATACTCCGGGCTGCAGCCTGGAAGCCAGAAGTTTCAGCGACCTGAAAAAAGATTTCGAAGCCGAAAATGCGATAATTCTGGGAGTCAGCAGGGATGGCAAAGAATCCCATAGAAAGTTCATAGAGAAAAAAGAGCTTAAAATAACACTGCTTTCCGACGAAAAAGCGGAAATCCATGAAAAATATGATGTCATGCACCCTAAAAATTTCAGAGGTAACGAGGTTATAAGCACTGTCCGAACAACTTTCCTTATCAATCCGGAAGGAAAAATTGAAAAAGTGTGGAATAACGTTAAAGCTGCAGGACATGCCGAAAAAGTGCTTTCTGAATTGAAAACCCTGAAAGGAAAGTAA